The genomic interval GCAGTGGCTGGCAACCACTTCGCCGTGTCGGTAGTCCATTCCCAAAGCTTGCATGCCAATCTCCTCGGGCCGTGTGGGGCGAGCAGGGGTAACGATTGGATCCAATGCTATCGCAAGGCAGTCAGGCGGGGTTGCTAAGTGTTCGCGTGCAACGCAGAAATATGCGCATGAATTGCGCTCAGGGTGTAAATCGTGGCTGTTCGTGGCGGGTTGGCCAGCCCTGGTGATGCTGGACCAGGAAGTCCACGAACACCCGCACCCGTGCCGGCATCGCCGGGCCACCGACGAATACGGCGTGTATCGGCTCGCGGTCGCCGGGGTTGTAGGCTTCCAGCACGGGCACCAGTTGCCCGTTGTTGAGGTCATCGGCCACTGTGAAGGTGCCGATGCGCGCGATGCCGGCCCCCAGCCTGGCGAATTGGGCCAGTGCCTCGCCGCTGCTGCACTCCAGGTTACCGGTGACTTTCAGGGCAAAGGCCTGCCCGTCCCGGCAAAACGGCCAGTCCGCTTCAGCGCGGCGGAAGTTGAAGCGCAAACAGTTGTGGCGGGCCAGGTCTTCAGGTGCCACGGGGGTACCGCAGCGTTGCAGGTAGTCGGGCGAGGCGACGATCACTTGGCCGGTGTCGCCAATGTAGCGGGCGCTCAGCGAGCTGTCCGGCAGGTGGCCGAAACGCAGCGCGACATCGGCCTGGCCGCCGGCGATGTCGACCACTTCGTCGCTGAGCGTAAGATCGACCAGCACTTGCGGGTACAGGGCGCTGAACTGCGCCAGCAAAGGCACCACCGTCAGTCGCGCATGGCCCAGTGCGGCACTGACTCGCAGCCGGCCCCGCG from Pseudomonas kermanshahensis carries:
- a CDS encoding LysR family transcriptional regulator, which codes for MDFTGRSGEMEIFAKVAQEGSLSAAARALGLTPSAVSRIIARTEQRLGTRLLLRTTRAITLTPEGDAYLRGARRILADLDEVEDAITDQGVPRGRLRVSAALGHARLTVVPLLAQFSALYPQVLVDLTLSDEVVDIAGGQADVALRFGHLPDSSLSARYIGDTGQVIVASPDYLQRCGTPVAPEDLARHNCLRFNFRRAEADWPFCRDGQAFALKVTGNLECSSGEALAQFARLGAGIARIGTFTVADDLNNGQLVPVLEAYNPGDREPIHAVFVGGPAMPARVRVFVDFLVQHHQGWPTRHEQPRFTP